In Microvenator marinus, one genomic interval encodes:
- a CDS encoding VOC family protein gives MSSYIPKGFQAITPYFMVHDADAFLDFLCAAFGAEEISAHREEDRLVHAELRVFGSVIEVGQPKGEFTATRVNLHVYVAQPEDVVDQALRAGATLLYPVTEHEYGEKSGGIADAFGNQWYIACVTDHHKRSIS, from the coding sequence ATGAGTTCGTACATACCCAAAGGATTTCAAGCCATAACGCCGTATTTCATGGTTCATGACGCCGACGCATTTCTGGACTTTTTATGTGCCGCATTTGGGGCCGAGGAGATCAGTGCGCACCGAGAAGAGGACCGTCTTGTCCACGCCGAGCTCAGAGTCTTTGGTTCGGTCATCGAGGTCGGTCAGCCAAAGGGCGAGTTCACGGCGACTCGCGTCAACCTGCATGTATATGTGGCGCAACCCGAAGATGTGGTTGACCAGGCCCTTCGCGCCGGCGCGACCCTACTCTACCCTGTCACGGAACACGAGTACGGCGAGAAATCCGGCGGCATCGCCGATGCGTTTGGTAACCAATGGTACATCGCGTGTGTCACCGACCATCACAAACGCTCCATCTCTTGA
- a CDS encoding ATP-binding protein codes for MLSVSSRRGIVLQWGFYGRTRELQELVSIFKRGRFFFARVTGRRRIGKTTLVQQALRASGRTKIFYVQIPDSAPAGVLSAVADAMDTFQIPSNIERPDSLLSLATLVEKMVRSGYVIALDEFQYFSRKHLHEFLSHLQAVVDRLLATPGSNGGGLIVLGSLHAELVALLEDRDAPLYNRTTDQLELQHLDIASILQILEAHSDPTPERLLFLWGLFEGVPKFYRDCFEQGVLAASREELLEQMFYGSSSPLRSEADHWFLSELRGRYDVVLKFVARNPGCTSGELTSHVREISPESSEQIGGYLEVLINKYGLIEKRLPIFSKPKARSGRYYVTDNFLRSWLGALHSSVSAVNFRPINILVKQADQKLEDGEGFAFEELVAELYAERSRKGVGDFSMTHRIEGFWDKKGTEIDIVALNEDDQIIRFITCKRDAAKLLGESKRLDEHVKRFLSHHKRFNSWRKEYVGAAPMIEKSLRARLVQSGLFVQDLNELTFEL; via the coding sequence ATGCTCTCAGTGTCTTCACGGCGAGGTATAGTATTGCAATGGGGCTTTTACGGACGCACTCGCGAACTCCAAGAACTCGTCTCGATTTTTAAGAGAGGTCGTTTCTTTTTCGCTCGTGTGACTGGCAGAAGGCGCATCGGAAAGACGACGTTGGTTCAACAAGCTTTGCGCGCGTCGGGCAGAACCAAGATTTTCTACGTACAAATACCCGACTCCGCCCCGGCTGGTGTTCTTTCGGCGGTCGCCGACGCCATGGACACGTTTCAAATTCCCAGCAACATTGAACGACCCGATAGCTTGCTGAGTCTAGCCACCCTTGTCGAGAAGATGGTGCGTTCAGGATATGTGATCGCCCTGGACGAGTTTCAGTACTTTAGTCGCAAACACCTCCACGAGTTTCTCTCCCACCTTCAAGCGGTGGTCGACCGTTTGCTCGCCACCCCCGGGTCCAATGGTGGCGGGCTCATTGTGTTGGGTTCGCTTCATGCGGAGCTCGTTGCATTGCTGGAGGATCGCGATGCTCCACTATACAATCGCACCACAGATCAGCTGGAGCTCCAGCACCTCGATATTGCTTCCATCCTTCAGATTCTTGAGGCACATAGCGACCCGACTCCCGAGCGCTTGCTCTTTTTGTGGGGGCTATTTGAAGGTGTGCCCAAGTTCTATCGAGATTGTTTCGAACAAGGCGTTTTGGCGGCAAGTCGTGAAGAGCTCTTGGAGCAAATGTTCTACGGTTCGTCTTCTCCCTTGCGCTCAGAGGCAGATCATTGGTTCTTGAGCGAGCTTCGCGGCCGCTACGATGTCGTCTTGAAGTTTGTGGCGCGAAACCCCGGTTGCACGTCCGGAGAGCTCACCAGCCATGTGCGAGAGATCAGTCCAGAGAGCTCTGAGCAAATCGGAGGCTACCTGGAGGTCCTCATCAACAAGTATGGATTGATTGAAAAGCGCCTTCCAATCTTCTCGAAGCCGAAGGCTAGAAGTGGCCGCTACTATGTGACGGACAACTTCTTGCGCTCATGGCTCGGCGCGTTGCACAGCAGCGTTTCGGCTGTGAATTTCAGACCCATTAACATCCTGGTGAAACAAGCGGATCAGAAGTTAGAGGACGGTGAAGGGTTTGCATTTGAAGAACTAGTCGCCGAGCTTTACGCCGAGCGAAGTCGGAAAGGTGTTGGAGACTTCTCAATGACTCATCGCATTGAGGGTTTTTGGGACAAGAAGGGTACGGAGATCGATATCGTGGCTCTGAATGAAGATGACCAAATCATCCGCTTCATCACCTGCAAAAGAGATGCGGCCAAACTACTTGGTGAGAGCAAGAGACTGGACGAGCATGTGAAACGATTCTTGTCCCACCACAAACGCTTCAACTCCTGGCGGAAGGAGTATGTTGGAGCTGCTCCTATGATTGAAAAGAGTTTGCGAGCGCGACTTGTACAAAGCGGTCTTTTTGTGCAGGACCTAAATGAACTCACCTTCGAGCTTTAG
- a CDS encoding sulfatase, translating into MRSIRWDIRLVATSAAFVIIAFFAGAGASWPAFQLLAMGLLLYQLPGLVTDLIGAVLEPPEKPWFGWVAGLSLGSIPAAMAVVQLGSFSPALSVGLGAAGLVGGGLLGFIISKFGTRLGLDRWAFVWASLQSLALFVLVHLQEETISGLQADTLKVRLGAYVGTSCLLVLLAILGALRIGAIRNPQRSRLVSVVGLVVGGLVGFGLLYADQNYYAGQYFWYHVLLLMGGAMAMETSFTLLLTWVRSRALVRSVALTFIGLLGLVAIALSGQSANTIKARSQVESLPSGPLVLAVLPTPGDGAQDKHVATQYQKFFDYQPEVREYNILLITIDTLRNDYVGPEAPHSAASPAMTELARTSTNFTQAFAPSSHTAESMGSFLNGRYTKNLNWRLWIRHKRKLHDPETISDELREEIGTRYRTTPVPDPPLGGNLAQRLEAEGLHTMATPYLASVPFFRKGVGYERGIQDYKDYGARFRKTPSSMSIVKDTLTQIDSAKGKQWFQWTHLYDPHSSQTNKKRYAKLVRHTDDAVAHLFKGLKERGLWDKTIIVITSDHGEQFGEHGKKNHGVSLYNEEVLVPLIIRVPGASARTLGEPVSTVDAVPTMVSLVGGDLEHLDGVNLAPFIFEGTYTKDRPVFLNLTRYEKRSTKPAHHQTAVVFGRHKLIHNRESGTYLLFDLVDDPAEKTNLIGTLPQTESYLRALTH; encoded by the coding sequence TTGAGGTCTATCAGGTGGGACATACGGCTAGTGGCGACGTCTGCGGCCTTCGTGATTATCGCTTTCTTCGCTGGCGCGGGAGCATCGTGGCCGGCCTTTCAACTCCTCGCGATGGGGCTATTGCTCTACCAACTCCCGGGGCTGGTCACAGACCTGATTGGGGCGGTGCTTGAGCCGCCAGAAAAGCCCTGGTTCGGTTGGGTTGCGGGGTTGAGCCTTGGGAGCATTCCAGCTGCCATGGCGGTGGTGCAGCTCGGCTCATTTAGCCCTGCGCTGAGTGTTGGTCTCGGGGCAGCTGGCCTCGTCGGTGGTGGCCTCTTGGGGTTCATCATCTCCAAGTTCGGCACTCGCCTCGGTCTCGACCGCTGGGCCTTTGTCTGGGCATCACTCCAATCACTCGCCCTCTTCGTTCTGGTTCACTTGCAAGAGGAGACTATTTCGGGCCTTCAGGCTGATACTCTCAAGGTTCGCCTAGGTGCCTATGTAGGTACTTCTTGTCTGCTAGTTTTGCTCGCGATTTTGGGTGCCTTGCGGATTGGTGCAATACGTAACCCTCAACGCTCTAGACTTGTAAGTGTAGTTGGGTTGGTGGTGGGTGGTTTGGTCGGATTCGGCCTGCTCTATGCTGACCAAAACTACTATGCGGGTCAGTACTTCTGGTACCACGTGCTCCTCCTGATGGGCGGAGCCATGGCCATGGAGACCTCATTCACACTGCTCCTTACGTGGGTACGCTCTAGAGCACTTGTGCGTAGTGTGGCACTGACATTCATCGGATTGTTAGGACTGGTCGCCATTGCTCTTTCTGGACAATCCGCCAACACTATTAAGGCCCGAAGCCAGGTTGAGTCACTCCCCTCAGGACCCCTTGTGCTCGCCGTGCTGCCCACACCTGGTGATGGGGCGCAAGACAAACATGTTGCAACGCAATATCAGAAGTTTTTTGACTACCAACCCGAGGTCCGCGAGTACAACATTCTACTCATCACCATAGACACTTTGCGCAATGACTATGTAGGTCCAGAGGCGCCGCATAGCGCCGCGTCGCCCGCCATGACCGAGCTCGCCCGCACCTCCACGAACTTTACTCAGGCCTTCGCGCCGAGCTCCCATACCGCTGAATCTATGGGGAGCTTCCTCAACGGGCGCTACACCAAGAATCTGAACTGGCGCCTCTGGATCCGCCATAAACGAAAGCTCCACGACCCCGAAACAATCAGCGATGAGCTGCGCGAAGAGATAGGTACCCGATATCGCACCACGCCAGTTCCAGACCCGCCACTTGGTGGCAATCTGGCCCAACGTCTGGAGGCAGAAGGCCTGCACACCATGGCCACCCCCTATCTCGCGAGTGTGCCGTTCTTCCGAAAGGGCGTAGGCTACGAAAGGGGAATTCAGGACTACAAAGACTATGGGGCGCGCTTTCGAAAAACGCCCTCATCCATGAGCATTGTCAAGGATACGCTCACGCAAATTGACTCCGCAAAGGGAAAGCAATGGTTTCAGTGGACGCATCTCTACGATCCCCATTCTAGCCAGACGAACAAGAAACGTTATGCCAAGCTCGTGCGCCACACAGACGATGCCGTAGCGCACCTATTCAAAGGCCTCAAAGAGCGCGGGCTTTGGGACAAGACCATCATCGTCATCACCTCGGATCACGGCGAGCAGTTTGGAGAACATGGCAAAAAGAACCATGGGGTATCACTCTACAATGAGGAGGTCCTTGTGCCTCTGATCATTCGTGTGCCCGGTGCTTCGGCGCGCACACTGGGAGAGCCCGTGTCCACAGTGGACGCCGTGCCCACCATGGTCTCTCTTGTGGGCGGAGATCTCGAGCATCTCGACGGTGTCAACCTCGCCCCGTTTATCTTTGAGGGCACCTACACCAAAGACCGTCCGGTGTTCTTGAATCTAACGCGGTACGAGAAGCGCTCCACCAAACCCGCGCACCACCAGACTGCCGTGGTCTTTGGCCGGCACAAGTTGATACACAATCGCGAATCGGGCACCTATTTGCTTTTTGATCTGGTGGACGACCCCGCCGAGAAGACCAACTTGATTGGGACTTTGCCCCAGACCGAGAGCTACCTACGAGCGTTGACCCACTAA
- a CDS encoding leucine-rich repeat domain-containing protein — protein sequence MPNLKPILLALAATLAACQTTQSPRGSMTEASEPTQKELAPRLIEVCGEQVSTAADSLECNGVVENLNGLEELKNLKNLSLSRTSITDASIDDLKNLPALTTLDLSSTSVGDAAIESLASLEGVRSVDLKATGFTTNGIELLKKRRPDLEIQADSPSLVLSNANVEFWSNGEIVFEGKSANIDTGEVMVGRWDISRWGNNTYKDTVEVFQFDAKHRVIHLFLDDARGDEDPPRRQIVYLVNDDALIKIFDEHLGTYGDMRLTFHGDGTASYITDDWTAHLKYGNDVHEITMGLDEDSQELVVKRRVATGEHIDPEKLAACPFVWVKQGNGDFRFMGEILRNLRGKAAYASQELELVGVSGGPLVVRLTEEKDEITFLDELYLEADGVRIDASECEGEGAPVWCTSDRISLRMVRGDVLETTFQVPPNASKVVLHATGYYNPLSANATSDTRIHNAATTLNSRIWVLR from the coding sequence ATGCCCAACCTGAAACCCATCTTGCTCGCGCTGGCCGCCACTTTGGCGGCTTGTCAGACTACCCAATCTCCCCGTGGCTCAATGACAGAAGCCTCCGAGCCTACACAGAAGGAGCTAGCGCCGCGGCTCATTGAAGTTTGTGGTGAACAAGTTTCTACAGCGGCCGATTCCTTAGAGTGCAACGGAGTTGTCGAAAACCTGAACGGACTTGAAGAGCTCAAGAACCTCAAAAACCTCTCTCTGAGCAGGACCAGCATCACTGATGCGTCAATTGACGACCTCAAAAACCTACCGGCATTGACCACACTGGACCTAAGCTCCACAAGTGTTGGAGACGCTGCCATCGAGTCACTGGCGAGTCTTGAAGGGGTGCGAAGTGTAGACCTCAAAGCGACGGGATTCACTACGAACGGAATCGAGCTCCTCAAAAAAAGGCGGCCCGACCTTGAGATTCAGGCTGATTCTCCGAGTCTCGTTCTATCCAATGCGAACGTCGAGTTCTGGTCTAATGGTGAGATTGTGTTCGAGGGCAAATCGGCGAACATCGACACGGGCGAGGTGATGGTTGGCCGCTGGGATATTTCGCGCTGGGGGAACAATACCTACAAGGATACGGTCGAGGTATTTCAGTTCGACGCGAAGCATAGGGTGATTCACCTCTTCTTGGACGATGCTCGGGGAGACGAGGACCCGCCTCGGCGCCAGATCGTGTACCTGGTCAATGATGACGCACTCATCAAGATATTCGACGAGCACCTGGGGACGTATGGAGATATGCGTCTGACTTTCCATGGGGATGGCACCGCGAGCTACATCACCGACGACTGGACTGCCCACCTCAAATACGGCAACGACGTCCACGAGATAACCATGGGCCTCGATGAAGACTCTCAGGAACTGGTGGTCAAACGCAGAGTTGCAACTGGCGAGCACATCGATCCTGAGAAACTTGCAGCCTGTCCCTTCGTGTGGGTCAAACAAGGCAACGGCGACTTCAGATTCATGGGTGAGATTCTGCGGAACTTGCGCGGAAAAGCCGCCTATGCGTCGCAGGAACTCGAGTTGGTCGGGGTTTCAGGCGGTCCTTTGGTCGTACGTTTGACAGAAGAAAAGGACGAAATCACCTTCCTTGATGAGCTCTACCTCGAAGCGGATGGTGTTCGTATAGACGCGAGTGAGTGCGAAGGAGAAGGTGCCCCGGTTTGGTGCACCTCGGATAGGATCTCCCTGCGGATGGTCCGGGGCGACGTCTTGGAAACCACGTTCCAGGTGCCCCCTAACGCATCAAAAGTAGTACTGCACGCAACAGGCTACTATAACCCGCTTTCCGCGAACGCAACGTCGGACACGAGAATCCACAACGCGGCAACGACATTGAACTCGCGGATCTGGGTTTTGCGCTAA
- a CDS encoding RING finger family 4 domain-containing protein: MPLRAKLQSVPVEPLGELRSWLLEQLSDIQGVLDHTPLFRKFPDGVPADTYSLWVDRFLVHFFQNPHQPCLLCGQDGTTHVLSPCAHVVCSLCFDGENYSGCPICGQKIDSETPFLIPTKPRKRGHETAPLKVLHVGSDLAAEARALFEQLAQRKQALSPDDRQALVILLEEFGPEVLEWIPEKIALRENIAQIFGALCDSLELPVFEKAAQKHMTTATDVLRFIAAYSGADPSLQPEERFRLVEINNAPDGLIAKFLKVLGRPLPASQTRIQVTHKVLRFRVAKLRRPLRRVLFRMMESLGEDRLMEDMPRYASAWVWVGEFLHPHEYAKRYPAVARGFDVVRKNSPAPKSFAARVEAAAIKGDIAEMTRLLASRPGEFGRRLDHLLRLADAGEEDIVLKELARIAPRFATPLLVQLSAHFRTRHTRLPVRVYFPAGASVTGVSAEDKRTVFSSELTERLVGIFESELLARFAELKGPKDWVIDAKMAQHMVPFNERTASTATVSLSRGSSLDVPEGKTLRLFLHWCEPFSEERTDLDLSVGFYGPNWEYLDVCSYYQLQVQNVARSSGDFTSAPFPDGATEFVDLDVAEALKKGFRYAVMVVNAYGGLPFGALERAWAGLMLRDSDQGLHFDPRTVELKFGLHGGNGIFVPLVVDLQTQTMHWLDLYSEGKIQFNNVHTSNQAIQRICPDTIAYFGSGARPSMFELGTIHAAARAQCVFIRSGKTLRKFEREPSESASDFLRRLRRFEGGEPCDTTPDTPVVALLERGDLPLAEGSEVFAVFREEFTPTLKAADLL; the protein is encoded by the coding sequence ATGCCGTTGCGCGCGAAGCTGCAGAGTGTACCCGTCGAGCCCCTTGGCGAGCTCCGAAGTTGGCTCTTGGAGCAGCTCTCAGACATTCAGGGTGTGCTAGACCACACGCCTCTCTTCCGAAAATTTCCGGATGGGGTACCTGCGGATACTTACAGTCTTTGGGTGGACCGTTTCCTGGTCCATTTCTTTCAGAACCCACACCAACCTTGCTTGTTATGCGGCCAAGACGGCACCACCCACGTATTGAGTCCTTGTGCGCACGTGGTGTGTTCGTTGTGCTTCGATGGCGAAAACTACTCGGGCTGTCCCATATGCGGGCAAAAAATCGATTCCGAAACGCCATTCTTGATACCCACGAAACCTCGAAAACGCGGCCATGAAACCGCCCCGCTCAAGGTTCTCCACGTGGGCTCAGATCTGGCCGCGGAGGCTCGAGCACTCTTTGAGCAGCTCGCTCAGCGAAAGCAGGCGCTATCACCCGATGACCGGCAAGCGCTCGTGATTTTGCTCGAAGAGTTTGGCCCTGAGGTTCTTGAGTGGATCCCCGAGAAGATTGCGCTGCGCGAGAACATCGCGCAGATCTTCGGCGCGCTCTGTGATTCCCTTGAGTTGCCTGTTTTTGAGAAAGCGGCCCAGAAACACATGACCACGGCAACAGATGTGTTGAGGTTCATCGCCGCCTACTCGGGGGCTGACCCGTCCCTGCAACCCGAGGAACGCTTCAGATTGGTGGAGATTAACAACGCTCCAGACGGCTTGATCGCGAAGTTTCTCAAAGTGCTCGGACGCCCCTTGCCTGCTTCTCAAACAAGGATTCAAGTCACACACAAAGTCTTGCGATTCAGGGTCGCAAAACTTCGACGCCCGCTAAGGCGTGTGTTGTTCAGAATGATGGAGTCACTCGGCGAAGACCGTCTGATGGAAGACATGCCACGCTATGCCTCGGCGTGGGTTTGGGTGGGAGAGTTTCTGCATCCCCACGAGTACGCCAAACGCTATCCCGCAGTCGCCAGGGGCTTCGACGTGGTCCGCAAGAACTCGCCGGCTCCGAAGTCCTTCGCCGCAAGGGTGGAGGCGGCAGCCATCAAGGGAGATATCGCAGAGATGACCCGACTTCTGGCAAGTCGGCCAGGCGAGTTTGGGCGCCGTTTGGACCATCTCCTGAGACTCGCGGACGCGGGTGAAGAAGACATCGTCTTGAAAGAGCTGGCGCGTATCGCACCAAGATTTGCCACGCCGCTCTTGGTTCAGCTGAGCGCGCACTTTCGAACTCGGCACACGAGGCTCCCGGTTCGCGTCTATTTTCCTGCCGGTGCGTCCGTTACGGGTGTCTCTGCTGAGGACAAGCGCACAGTGTTTAGCTCGGAACTCACAGAGCGCCTGGTGGGCATATTCGAGTCCGAGCTATTGGCACGTTTTGCTGAGCTCAAGGGCCCCAAGGACTGGGTGATCGATGCGAAGATGGCCCAGCACATGGTGCCGTTCAATGAGCGCACGGCGAGCACGGCGACGGTGTCATTGAGCCGAGGCTCTAGTCTAGACGTGCCTGAAGGAAAGACCCTGAGACTCTTTTTGCACTGGTGCGAACCCTTCTCCGAAGAGAGAACTGACCTCGACCTTTCCGTGGGATTCTACGGTCCAAACTGGGAGTATCTAGACGTCTGTTCCTATTACCAACTACAGGTCCAGAACGTGGCTCGAAGCTCTGGCGATTTCACGAGCGCACCATTTCCGGACGGGGCAACTGAGTTCGTGGATCTCGATGTGGCTGAGGCCCTAAAGAAAGGGTTTCGGTACGCGGTGATGGTTGTGAACGCGTACGGTGGGCTTCCTTTTGGTGCCCTTGAGAGAGCGTGGGCTGGCCTGATGCTCCGCGACTCGGACCAGGGCCTTCATTTTGACCCGCGGACAGTGGAGCTGAAGTTCGGGCTTCATGGCGGAAACGGCATCTTTGTGCCTTTGGTGGTGGATCTTCAGACCCAGACCATGCACTGGCTGGACCTCTATTCGGAAGGAAAAATCCAGTTCAACAATGTGCACACATCTAACCAGGCCATTCAGCGAATTTGCCCCGACACCATTGCCTATTTTGGGAGTGGAGCTCGGCCATCCATGTTTGAGCTTGGAACGATTCATGCCGCAGCCCGCGCACAATGCGTGTTCATCCGAAGTGGCAAAACATTGCGCAAGTTTGAGCGTGAGCCGTCTGAATCCGCGAGTGATTTCCTGAGGCGCCTGCGGAGATTTGAGGGCGGCGAGCCTTGTGATACCACGCCAGACACTCCGGTGGTGGCCCTCCTTGAGCGCGGTGATCTACCATTGGCCGAAGGCAGCGAGGTCTTCGCGGTCTTTCGTGAGGAGTTCACCCCAACGCTCAAGGCTGCCGACCTACTCTAA
- a CDS encoding HNH endonuclease yields MTKLYDKISQALRDNEGVLRIGKLKDAVDYQKSVDSFRRELKAWTEADSCPIRFEVSGYIAYGDTDFSEWSKKHRGRGKLTDYTVLRVWSRAGGQCQFPGCTKDLTEDPLTKSVGNFAQIAHIVAASPDGPRGCEDLSQRLGDKFENLMLLCYPHHRLIDTDVDQYSVEVLNDMKRRHEDRLDAFLASTDAYETHMVLISGVIRGQPTRIVQAEAARALSPRFANNRVLEVDLTNALPEETDDLYWRSGAEILKKRLRQALEPRPNERLDHLSVFALAAIPLLVLAGRLIGDKRRAELYQNQRDLNSWSWFEEVESADTTIELVRPETIAKDRTAVLALSFSQDVDIDQVRATVGGDIDLYVMRAAEPSYNWLKHRVQLDAFRKKYLQIQDELERKYGKTRTLHVFAAVPAPVAIEIGRSLHPKVAPELVVYDYIDGLYVRGLVIPKDISSVP; encoded by the coding sequence ATGACGAAGCTCTATGACAAAATTTCGCAAGCACTCAGAGACAACGAAGGTGTCCTTCGAATCGGTAAACTAAAGGACGCGGTAGACTACCAAAAATCTGTTGATTCATTTCGCCGCGAACTGAAGGCTTGGACTGAAGCGGATAGTTGCCCAATTCGCTTCGAAGTTAGTGGATACATTGCATATGGCGACACCGATTTTTCGGAATGGTCAAAAAAGCATCGTGGACGTGGTAAACTCACTGATTACACGGTGTTAAGAGTTTGGTCTAGGGCTGGCGGGCAATGTCAGTTCCCGGGATGTACCAAAGACTTAACCGAGGATCCGCTTACGAAGTCGGTGGGAAACTTTGCGCAGATTGCTCACATTGTTGCAGCAAGTCCGGATGGTCCAAGGGGATGCGAGGACCTCTCTCAGCGCTTAGGGGACAAATTCGAAAACCTAATGCTGCTTTGCTACCCCCATCACCGACTCATTGATACCGATGTCGACCAATATTCGGTTGAGGTTCTCAACGACATGAAACGACGGCATGAGGACCGACTGGATGCGTTCCTAGCGTCAACTGACGCATATGAGACGCATATGGTTCTGATTTCCGGGGTCATTCGTGGTCAACCGACTCGAATTGTCCAAGCAGAAGCAGCTCGAGCACTTTCCCCACGTTTTGCCAACAACCGGGTTCTGGAGGTGGATTTGACTAATGCACTTCCAGAAGAAACCGACGATTTGTATTGGCGAAGTGGGGCGGAGATCCTGAAGAAACGGCTGAGGCAAGCGCTCGAACCGCGACCAAATGAGAGGTTGGATCACCTTTCCGTTTTTGCTCTGGCGGCAATTCCATTGCTTGTGTTGGCGGGGCGGTTGATTGGAGACAAACGGCGCGCGGAACTCTACCAAAATCAACGTGATTTGAACTCTTGGTCATGGTTTGAAGAGGTTGAGAGTGCAGACACAACAATCGAACTTGTTAGACCTGAAACCATTGCAAAAGATCGAACCGCTGTTCTAGCGCTTTCGTTCAGCCAAGACGTGGACATCGATCAGGTTCGGGCGACAGTGGGTGGCGATATTGACCTCTATGTGATGCGAGCTGCAGAACCCAGTTATAATTGGCTCAAACACAGGGTTCAATTGGACGCATTTCGCAAAAAATACCTGCAAATTCAGGATGAGCTTGAGCGTAAGTATGGGAAAACTCGCACCCTGCACGTTTTTGCTGCGGTACCTGCACCCGTCGCCATCGAAATCGGACGAAGTTTACATCCCAAAGTCGCCCCTGAGCTGGTGGTCTACGATTACATCGACGGCCTCTACGTTCGAGGTCTGGTAATTCCCAAAGATATCAGTTCTGTCCCCTAG